The proteins below are encoded in one region of Pseudonocardia sp. DSM 110487:
- a CDS encoding D-2-hydroxyacid dehydrogenase, translating to MRLASDASSLAEALPGAEVLLVWDFLSDAVRDAWPAADSLRWVHTASAGVDRLTFPGLLNSDVTLTNSRGVFDRPMAEYVLGLVLAMAKDLPGTLAAQTRGEWHHRETEPIAGRRAVVVGGGPIGHAIAGLLGAVGMDVELVGRRDFDGLPGLLPGADWLVLAAPLTDATRGMLDAATLALLRPSARVINVGRGALVVEPDLVDALREGRIAGAALDVFAREPLPADSPLWTQPGVIVSPHMSGDLIGWRQELVEVFRDNLARYQAGEPLRNVVDKTLGYVTTGGGT from the coding sequence ATGCGGTTAGCGTCCGACGCCTCCTCTCTCGCCGAGGCGCTGCCCGGCGCCGAGGTGCTCCTCGTATGGGACTTCCTCTCCGACGCAGTGCGCGACGCATGGCCGGCTGCCGACTCGCTTCGGTGGGTGCACACCGCGAGCGCCGGCGTCGACCGGCTGACGTTCCCCGGGTTGCTCAACTCCGACGTGACGCTGACCAACTCCCGCGGCGTGTTCGACCGGCCCATGGCCGAGTACGTGCTAGGACTGGTACTCGCGATGGCCAAGGACCTCCCGGGCACGCTCGCCGCGCAGACGCGAGGCGAGTGGCACCACCGCGAGACCGAGCCGATCGCCGGCCGCCGCGCCGTGGTCGTCGGCGGCGGCCCGATCGGGCACGCGATCGCCGGGTTGCTCGGCGCCGTCGGGATGGACGTCGAGCTGGTCGGCCGCCGCGACTTCGACGGCCTGCCCGGCCTCCTTCCCGGCGCCGACTGGCTCGTGCTCGCCGCACCGCTCACCGACGCGACCCGCGGCATGCTCGACGCCGCGACGCTTGCGCTGCTCCGCCCGTCGGCCCGCGTGATCAACGTGGGCCGGGGCGCGCTCGTCGTCGAACCCGACCTCGTCGACGCGCTGCGGGAAGGACGTATCGCCGGCGCGGCCCTCGACGTGTTCGCCCGCGAACCGCTCCCGGCCGACTCACCGCTGTGGACCCAGCCCGGCGTGATCGTCTCGCCGCACATGTCCGGCGACCTGATCGGCTGGCGGCAGGAACTGGTGGAGGTGTTCCGCGACAACCTCGCCCGCTACCAGGCGGGCGAGCCGCTGCGCAACGTCGTGGACAAGACGTTGGGCTACGTGACCACCGGAGGTGGGACGTGA
- a CDS encoding Asp/Glu racemase produces MPTELSVGLTEPDHQQGIGVVAPFDFALDRELWRWAPEDVSLYLTRLPFFTTPVTVEMAVACGDRRAVRRATRDVLTPEPGVVIYACTSGSFVEGAAGEEVLRRTMEDAGAPVARTTSGALIAALKVLGVSRLAIATPYVEPVTRRLVAYLAEHGVSTVSSEGLGLLGNIWRVTYSQVVEIVRAADNPAAEALFISCTNLPTYDLIEPLEQALGKPVLTANQVTMWAALRAMGRDAVGGGSLLASHDHLTPGAA; encoded by the coding sequence GTGCCCACCGAGCTCTCGGTCGGTCTCACCGAGCCCGACCACCAGCAGGGGATCGGAGTGGTCGCCCCGTTCGACTTCGCCCTCGACCGCGAACTGTGGCGATGGGCACCGGAGGACGTGTCGCTCTACCTCACCCGCCTGCCGTTCTTCACCACGCCGGTCACGGTCGAGATGGCCGTGGCGTGCGGCGACCGCCGAGCCGTCCGTCGCGCCACTCGCGACGTGCTCACCCCCGAGCCCGGCGTGGTCATCTACGCCTGCACGTCCGGCAGCTTCGTAGAGGGTGCCGCGGGCGAAGAGGTGCTGCGCCGCACGATGGAGGACGCGGGCGCCCCGGTCGCGCGGACCACGTCCGGTGCATTGATCGCCGCGCTCAAAGTGCTCGGCGTCTCCCGGCTGGCGATCGCCACCCCGTACGTCGAACCGGTCACGCGCCGCCTGGTCGCCTACCTCGCCGAGCACGGCGTGAGCACCGTGTCGAGCGAGGGACTCGGCCTGCTCGGCAACATCTGGCGGGTCACGTACTCGCAGGTGGTCGAGATCGTGCGCGCCGCCGACAACCCCGCGGCCGAGGCCCTGTTCATCAGCTGCACCAACCTGCCCACCTACGACCTCATCGAGCCCCTCGAGCAGGCGCTCGGCAAGCCGGTGCTCACCGCCAACCAGGTCACCATGTGGGCCGCACTGCGCGCCATGGGCCGCGATGCAGTGGGCGGCGGCAGCCTGCTCGCCAGCCACGACCACCTCACCCCAGGAGCCGCATGA
- a CDS encoding maleate cis-trans isomerase — MTAPTVGILYPGYSAEDDYPLAESLLGGPRLPLVHTLMREDAHRVDALLDIGGDDVLADGVRTLGASLDSVVWACTSGSFVFGWDGATAQVEALGAVAGVPASSTSFAFVDACARLGVSRVAVGATYPDDVAERFVAFLGVAGIEVLSLSAKGIITAAEVGTLPRETVLEFAAAADHPDAQAVLLPDTALHTIGLLDALDARVGKPVLTANQVSIWQGLRLAGADAPRPGFGALFAG; from the coding sequence ATGACCGCCCCCACCGTCGGGATCCTCTACCCCGGCTACTCCGCGGAGGACGACTATCCGCTCGCCGAATCGCTGCTCGGCGGCCCGCGGTTGCCGCTGGTGCACACCCTCATGCGCGAGGACGCGCACCGCGTGGACGCGCTGCTCGACATCGGTGGCGACGACGTGCTGGCCGACGGCGTGCGGACGCTCGGCGCCTCCCTCGACTCCGTGGTGTGGGCCTGCACGAGCGGGAGCTTCGTCTTCGGCTGGGACGGCGCCACCGCCCAGGTCGAGGCGCTCGGCGCGGTGGCCGGCGTGCCGGCGTCCAGCACGTCGTTCGCGTTCGTCGACGCGTGCGCGCGGCTGGGCGTCAGCAGGGTCGCGGTGGGCGCCACCTACCCCGACGACGTCGCGGAGCGGTTCGTCGCATTCCTCGGCGTCGCCGGGATCGAAGTGCTCTCGCTGTCGGCCAAGGGGATCATCACCGCCGCCGAGGTCGGCACCCTCCCGCGGGAGACCGTGCTCGAGTTCGCTGCGGCCGCCGACCACCCGGACGCGCAGGCCGTGCTGCTGCCCGACACCGCGCTGCACACGATCGGGCTGCTCGACGCGCTGGACGCCCGCGTCGGCAAGCCGGTGCTCACGGCCAACCAGGTGAGCATCTGGCAGGGCCTTCGCCTCGCAGGGGCGGACGCGCCGCGTCCCGGCTTCGGTGCGCTGTTCGCCGGTTGA
- the tatB gene encoding Sec-independent protein translocase protein TatB — protein sequence MFDSVGWGEILVLIVAGLFILGPERLPSAAAWAGRAIRQVREYATGAREQLRGELGPEFDELRKPLEELRGLRNFNPRTAVARTLFDDEQPKPNGYTPPKPNMTKTPPPAPAPERLAKNEVPPVDPDAT from the coding sequence GTGTTCGACAGCGTCGGCTGGGGCGAGATCCTCGTGTTGATCGTGGCCGGCCTGTTCATCCTCGGCCCGGAACGGTTGCCGTCCGCGGCGGCGTGGGCGGGCCGGGCCATCCGCCAGGTCCGCGAGTACGCCACCGGCGCGCGTGAGCAGCTGCGCGGCGAGCTCGGCCCGGAGTTCGACGAGCTGCGCAAGCCGCTCGAGGAACTGCGTGGCCTGCGGAACTTCAACCCGCGCACGGCCGTGGCGCGCACGCTCTTCGACGACGAGCAGCCCAAGCCGAACGGCTACACGCCTCCGAAGCCGAACATGACGAAGACCCCACCCCCGGCGCCCGCGCCGGAGCGGCTGGCGAAGAACGAGGTCCCCCCGGTCGACCCGGACGCCACCTGA
- a CDS encoding DUF3830 family protein gives MSKFLRISLARRGVSCVAELLEKEAPRTTSAVWRALEAGPLAGDAQHAKYARNEVYTIVPRFAEIGRENPTVTPIPGDVVLFDFAGGVLDSAFKADQGIDEDAGGIDLAIFYGRNNLLINGDVGWVPGNVYASITEGLDAMAEACHDVWRSGSVGERLVYERLG, from the coding sequence ATGTCGAAGTTCCTCCGCATCAGCCTCGCGCGTCGTGGCGTGTCCTGCGTGGCTGAGCTGCTGGAGAAGGAGGCACCGCGCACCACCTCCGCGGTGTGGCGCGCCCTCGAGGCCGGCCCGCTGGCCGGCGACGCTCAGCACGCCAAGTACGCGCGCAACGAGGTGTACACGATCGTGCCTCGCTTCGCGGAGATCGGCAGGGAGAACCCGACCGTCACGCCGATCCCCGGCGACGTCGTGCTGTTCGACTTCGCGGGTGGCGTGCTCGACTCCGCGTTCAAGGCCGACCAGGGGATCGACGAGGACGCGGGCGGGATCGACCTGGCGATCTTCTACGGCCGCAACAACCTGCTGATCAACGGGGACGTCGGCTGGGTTCCGGGCAACGTCTACGCCTCCATCACCGAGGGCCTCGACGCGATGGCCGAGGCCTGCCACGACGTGTGGCGCTCCGGCAGTGTCGGAGAGCGCCTGGTGTACGAGCGGCTCGGGTAG
- a CDS encoding GntR family transcriptional regulator: MDLSELEPVERRSTAAIVAERIRTAIMRGTFPPGTQLGEVELAARLGVSRGPLREAMQRLVAEGLLRSERHRGLFVRELDAADVRDVYTARTAIERAAGLLLLAGDRAAAAERLTAALARMEAAADDPVALADADHAFHAEFVAASGSPRLRRMADTLLVETRMCLAALQETLPPAAALISEHRELRDAVRAGDAERMTAVLEAHMADAVERILAPEPSIPPAVPA; encoded by the coding sequence TTGGACCTCAGTGAGCTGGAGCCGGTCGAGCGACGATCCACCGCCGCCATAGTCGCCGAGCGGATCCGCACGGCGATCATGCGTGGCACCTTCCCGCCGGGCACCCAGCTCGGCGAGGTGGAACTCGCCGCCCGGCTCGGGGTGAGCCGCGGCCCGCTGCGGGAGGCGATGCAACGGCTCGTGGCGGAGGGGCTGCTGCGCAGCGAGCGCCACCGCGGGCTCTTCGTGCGGGAGCTGGACGCGGCCGACGTGCGTGACGTCTACACCGCCCGCACCGCGATCGAGCGGGCCGCAGGGCTGCTGCTGCTCGCGGGCGACCGGGCGGCCGCGGCGGAGCGCCTGACCGCCGCGCTGGCCCGGATGGAGGCCGCCGCGGACGACCCCGTCGCGCTCGCCGACGCCGACCACGCCTTCCACGCCGAGTTCGTGGCCGCGTCGGGCAGCCCGCGGCTGCGCCGCATGGCCGACACGCTGCTCGTCGAGACCCGGATGTGCCTCGCCGCCCTGCAGGAGACCCTCCCGCCGGCCGCCGCGCTGATCTCGGAGCACCGCGAGTTGCGCGACGCCGTGCGCGCCGGCGACGCCGAGCGGATGACGGCCGTGCTGGAGGCGCACATGGCCGATGCCGTGGAGCGGATACTGGCGCCGGAACCATCGATCCCGCCGGCGGTACCCGCCTAG
- a CDS encoding MBL fold metallo-hydrolase, with the protein MCEGGDAAEVFASVPRKAEGVAVDPIALQPVDEVRITTLVDNVFDGLLTSDDRVTRADFGNGRVTAAQFEGGSTDVGLRAEHGFAALVTVRRGTSTTSLLFDTGLSPDGMVVNADRMGVDLSEVHGVVLSHGHFDHAGGLAGLAARRWRAMPMVLHPVAWTRRRLAPPNREVFELPTLSKRALEGEGFEVIERREPSLLVHGSVLITGEIDRTTEFEHGMPPPHQAWTGSGWEHDPLVQDDQALVVHVRGRGLVVLTGCGHAGAVNIVRHARRLTGVDRLCALLGGLHLSGPAFEPVIPPTIVALTELAPDMVVPAHCTGWRAQHALAAALPDAWLPGSSGSTYRLAAPPLVE; encoded by the coding sequence ATGTGTGAGGGCGGCGACGCGGCCGAGGTGTTCGCGAGCGTTCCGCGGAAGGCGGAGGGCGTCGCGGTCGACCCGATCGCGCTGCAGCCCGTCGACGAGGTGCGCATCACCACGCTCGTCGACAACGTCTTCGACGGCCTGCTCACGAGCGACGACCGCGTCACGCGGGCGGACTTCGGGAACGGCCGGGTCACCGCTGCGCAGTTCGAGGGCGGGAGCACCGACGTCGGGCTGCGCGCCGAACACGGCTTCGCCGCGCTCGTCACCGTGCGCCGGGGGACGAGCACGACCAGCCTGCTGTTCGACACCGGCCTGTCGCCGGACGGCATGGTCGTCAACGCCGACCGGATGGGCGTCGACCTGTCCGAGGTGCACGGGGTCGTGCTCAGCCACGGCCACTTCGACCACGCCGGTGGCCTCGCCGGGCTCGCCGCCCGCCGCTGGCGAGCAATGCCGATGGTGTTACACCCCGTGGCCTGGACGCGCAGGCGGCTCGCCCCGCCGAACCGCGAGGTGTTCGAGCTCCCGACGCTCTCCAAGCGCGCCCTGGAGGGCGAGGGCTTCGAGGTGATCGAGCGCCGCGAGCCGTCGCTGCTGGTCCACGGCAGCGTGCTGATCACCGGCGAGATCGACCGCACCACGGAGTTCGAACACGGGATGCCACCGCCGCACCAGGCGTGGACCGGCTCCGGCTGGGAACACGACCCCCTCGTGCAGGACGACCAGGCACTCGTCGTGCACGTCCGGGGCCGGGGGCTGGTCGTGCTCACCGGCTGCGGTCACGCCGGCGCGGTGAACATCGTTCGACACGCGCGGCGGCTCACCGGCGTCGACCGGCTGTGCGCGCTGCTCGGCGGGCTGCACCTGTCGGGCCCCGCGTTCGAGCCGGTGATCCCGCCGACGATCGTCGCGCTCACCGAGCTGGCTCCCGACATGGTGGTGCCTGCTCACTGCACCGGCTGGCGCGCGCAACACGCGCTCGCCGCCGCGCTGCCGGACGCGTGGCTGCCCGGGAGCAGCGGCAGCACCTACCGCCTCGCCGCCCCTCCGCTGGTCGAGTAG
- a CDS encoding amidase, with protein sequence MTADLTATELLAAYHSGELSPIEATEAALQRIRRHDPQVNAFCLVDADTALGAAKESEERWRRGEPAGALDGVPISIKDILLTRGWPTLRGSRTVDPTGPWDVDGPHVARVREQGAVLLGKTTTPELGWKGVTDNPLTGVTRNPWDPTRTAGGSSGGSAAAVLCGMGPLSLGTDGGGSVRIPAAFTGTTALKPTYGRVPHYPPSPFGTLAHVGPMTRTAADAALLLDVVSGADPRDPWALSPTGTAVAALDAGVAGLRIAVSPTLGYVDVHAEVAAAFAAAVRVFADLGAHVEEADPGFTDPIEAFETLWFSGAAKSIEHLGPEQRALMDPGLVAISEQGARASALDYLTAMAVRNDLGTRMGDFHSRYDLLLTPALPIPAFEAGIEVPAGWPRERWTTWTPFTYPFNMTQQPAASVPCGFAEGLPVGLQIVGPRHADNAVLAAAHAFQQATDWHKRRP encoded by the coding sequence GTGACAGCCGACCTGACCGCGACCGAACTACTCGCGGCCTACCACTCCGGGGAGCTCTCGCCCATCGAGGCCACCGAGGCGGCGCTGCAGCGGATCCGGCGCCACGACCCGCAGGTCAATGCGTTCTGCCTGGTCGACGCGGACACCGCGCTCGGCGCCGCCAAGGAGTCCGAGGAGCGCTGGCGGCGCGGTGAGCCCGCCGGGGCCCTCGATGGTGTGCCGATCTCCATCAAGGACATCCTGCTCACCCGCGGCTGGCCCACGCTGCGCGGCTCGCGCACGGTGGACCCGACCGGGCCGTGGGACGTCGACGGGCCGCACGTCGCGCGCGTGCGCGAGCAGGGCGCCGTGCTGCTGGGCAAGACCACCACCCCAGAACTGGGGTGGAAGGGCGTGACGGACAACCCGCTCACCGGCGTCACCCGCAACCCGTGGGACCCCACCCGCACCGCGGGCGGCTCGTCCGGCGGTAGCGCGGCGGCCGTCCTCTGCGGGATGGGGCCGCTGAGCCTCGGCACCGACGGTGGCGGTTCCGTGCGCATCCCCGCGGCCTTCACCGGCACCACCGCGCTCAAGCCCACCTACGGGCGCGTGCCGCACTACCCGCCGAGCCCGTTCGGCACCCTCGCCCACGTCGGCCCCATGACGCGAACCGCGGCCGACGCCGCACTGCTGCTCGACGTCGTGTCCGGCGCCGACCCCCGCGACCCGTGGGCGCTGTCCCCCACCGGCACCGCGGTCGCCGCGCTCGACGCGGGTGTGGCGGGCCTGCGGATCGCGGTCAGCCCCACGCTCGGCTACGTCGACGTCCACGCGGAGGTCGCGGCGGCGTTCGCGGCGGCGGTGCGGGTGTTCGCCGACCTCGGCGCCCACGTCGAGGAGGCGGACCCCGGCTTCACCGACCCCATCGAGGCGTTCGAGACGCTGTGGTTCAGCGGCGCGGCGAAGTCGATCGAGCACCTGGGGCCCGAGCAGCGCGCGCTGATGGACCCCGGTCTGGTGGCGATCAGCGAGCAGGGCGCGCGGGCGTCCGCGCTGGACTACCTCACCGCGATGGCCGTGCGCAACGACTTGGGCACCCGCATGGGCGACTTCCACAGCCGCTACGACCTGCTGCTCACTCCGGCGCTCCCGATCCCGGCCTTCGAGGCAGGCATCGAGGTGCCGGCCGGCTGGCCGCGGGAGCGGTGGACGACCTGGACGCCGTTCACCTACCCGTTCAACATGACCCAGCAGCCCGCCGCGAGCGTCCCCTGCGGCTTCGCGGAGGGACTCCCGGTGGGCCTGCAGATCGTGGGACCCCGCCACGCGGACAACGCGGTGCTGGCCGCGGCTCACGCGTTCCAGCAGGCGACGGACTGGCACAAGCGCCGCCCCTGA
- the sigE gene encoding RNA polymerase sigma factor SigE has protein sequence MSEGSATLPSSTLLPGEEAGWTPPSWDDVVREHADRVYRLAYRLTGNPHDAEDLTQETFVRVFRSLASYKPGTFEGWLHRITTNLFLDMVRRRSRIRMEALPEDTDRLPGTGPQPEQVFSDTHLDPQLQAALDELAPEFRAAVVLCDVEGLSYEEIGATLGVKLGTVRSRIHRGRAALRGALERRRAAEVRGAELEEVHG, from the coding sequence ATGAGCGAAGGCTCAGCCACACTGCCGAGCAGCACGCTGCTGCCCGGTGAGGAGGCCGGCTGGACTCCGCCGAGCTGGGACGACGTGGTGCGTGAGCACGCCGACCGCGTGTACCGCCTCGCGTACCGGCTCACCGGCAACCCACACGACGCGGAGGACCTCACCCAGGAGACGTTCGTGCGGGTGTTCCGCTCCCTCGCCTCCTACAAGCCGGGCACGTTCGAGGGCTGGCTGCACCGCATCACCACGAACCTGTTCCTGGACATGGTGCGCAGGCGCTCGCGCATCCGCATGGAGGCGCTCCCCGAGGACACCGACCGGCTCCCCGGCACGGGTCCGCAGCCGGAGCAGGTGTTCTCCGACACCCACCTCGATCCGCAGCTGCAGGCGGCGCTCGACGAGCTGGCGCCCGAGTTCCGCGCCGCGGTCGTGCTGTGTGATGTCGAAGGTCTCTCCTACGAGGAGATCGGCGCCACGCTCGGCGTGAAGCTGGGTACGGTGAGGAGCAGGATCCACCGCGGCCGGGCCGCCCTGCGCGGCGCGCTCGAGCGCCGCAGGGCAGCCGAGGTCCGCGGGGCGGAGCTGGAGGAGGTACACGGGTGA
- a CDS encoding aspartate aminotransferase family protein: protein MAHLSPALKQATPVQVARGEGVHVYDLDGRRYLDFTAGIGVTSTGHCHPRVVAAAQEQVATLIHGQYTTVMHQPLLRLAERLGDVLPAGLDSVFFLNSGSEAVEASVRLARHATGRPLVVAFDGGFHGRTMGAAALTTSGAKIRAGIGPMMGGVAFAPFPYAFRYGWSEEETVAFCLRELDRLLVTAAPAADVAAFVIEPVLGEGGYVPTSPAFLAGLRERADAHGILLIADEVQTGFGRTGRFWGHQHTDGLTPDILITAKGLASGFPLSGIAAREELMATAWPGSQGGTYGGNAVACAAALATLDVIEGEGLVANAAEQGLRLRDGLQKVAADHPGIADVRGLGLMVGNEFCTPDGTPDTAAATRAHAAAAEKGLLLLTCGPHGNVVRMIPPLVVTAQQVDEAVAIWDEALRA, encoded by the coding sequence ATGGCCCATCTGTCCCCGGCGCTCAAGCAGGCGACGCCCGTGCAGGTCGCCCGTGGCGAAGGCGTGCACGTGTACGACCTCGACGGTCGCCGCTACCTCGACTTCACCGCCGGGATCGGCGTCACGAGCACCGGGCACTGCCACCCCCGGGTCGTCGCGGCCGCCCAGGAGCAGGTGGCCACGCTCATCCACGGCCAGTACACGACCGTCATGCACCAGCCGCTGCTACGGCTGGCCGAGCGCCTGGGCGACGTGCTCCCCGCCGGCCTCGACAGCGTGTTCTTCCTGAACTCGGGCAGTGAGGCCGTGGAGGCGTCGGTGCGGCTCGCCCGCCACGCCACCGGCCGCCCGCTCGTCGTCGCGTTCGACGGCGGTTTCCACGGGCGGACGATGGGAGCGGCCGCGCTCACCACATCAGGGGCGAAGATCCGGGCGGGGATCGGGCCGATGATGGGCGGGGTCGCCTTCGCGCCGTTCCCGTACGCGTTCCGGTACGGCTGGAGCGAGGAGGAGACGGTCGCGTTCTGCCTGCGCGAGCTGGACCGGCTGCTCGTCACCGCAGCCCCTGCCGCCGACGTCGCGGCGTTCGTCATCGAGCCGGTGCTGGGCGAGGGCGGCTACGTGCCCACCTCGCCCGCGTTCCTCGCCGGGCTGCGCGAGCGAGCCGACGCGCACGGCATCCTGCTGATCGCCGACGAGGTGCAGACCGGTTTCGGGCGCACCGGCCGGTTCTGGGGCCACCAGCACACCGATGGCCTCACCCCGGACATCCTGATCACGGCGAAGGGGCTGGCCAGCGGCTTCCCGCTGTCCGGCATCGCCGCCCGCGAGGAGCTGATGGCCACGGCGTGGCCGGGCTCGCAGGGCGGCACCTACGGCGGCAACGCGGTGGCCTGTGCTGCCGCGCTCGCCACGCTCGACGTCATCGAGGGGGAGGGGCTCGTCGCGAACGCTGCCGAGCAGGGCCTGCGCCTGCGCGACGGCCTGCAGAAGGTGGCGGCCGACCACCCGGGCATCGCCGACGTCCGCGGGCTCGGCCTGATGGTCGGCAACGAGTTCTGCACGCCGGACGGCACCCCGGACACCGCCGCCGCCACCCGTGCCCACGCGGCCGCGGCGGAGAAGGGCCTGCTCCTGCTCACGTGCGGGCCGCACGGCAACGTCGTGCGGATGATCCCGCCGCTGGTCGTCACGGCCCAGCAGGTGGACGAGGCGGTGGCCATCTGGGACGAGGCGCTCCGCGCCTGA
- a CDS encoding S1C family serine protease, producing MSDPNTPAEPSSVERGNGAEGPGEDRTIEIPRQSDAADATQSDATESDVTQSDVTPPRLGPRPLERPAVDDESAAAFGRPQGVDGGFAAMRNGAAPRSTTLVAPPPAALASAFGRPDPAAPSLQRPTENGAGNGAVQEDSFWSDGAERDPWRDPESAAALGPPAGASKGASEPLRGEGARLSLREVLFGRRVEPRALALLAVVALLVGAAGGMVGRYTAEGAAGLTDPDPSITQTVPGRERPPGSVADIAARTVPAVVSFEIRVGEEGGTGSGVVIDPSGYVLTNNHVVAPAAEVTGAQIEAIFHDGTRAAAQIVGRDPKTDLAVVKVEVANPVVATFGSSAGLVVGDGVIAIGSPLGLVGTVTEGIVSAVNRPVRLDGAGTDTNAVIDAIQTDAAINPGNSGGPLVDSTGAVVGINTAIRSIGMGEGGSIGLGFAIPIDDARGIAEELIRTGAVTHAEIGVNSRSMTDGTTDGAQVQNVQQGGAAEAAGIIEGDVITRVGDRSIAGADELVVAVRERNPGDTVEVQLIREGRPLTVSVVLASD from the coding sequence ATGAGCGATCCCAACACCCCTGCCGAGCCGAGCTCGGTGGAGCGAGGAAACGGCGCCGAGGGCCCTGGCGAGGATCGCACGATCGAGATCCCGCGGCAGTCCGACGCGGCGGATGCCACGCAGTCCGACGCCACGGAGTCCGACGTCACGCAGTCCGACGTCACGCCGCCGCGCCTCGGGCCGCGCCCGCTCGAGCGGCCCGCCGTCGACGACGAGTCCGCCGCGGCGTTCGGCCGCCCGCAGGGCGTGGACGGTGGTTTCGCCGCAATGCGCAACGGCGCCGCACCGCGGTCCACCACGCTCGTCGCCCCGCCGCCTGCCGCCCTGGCCAGCGCGTTCGGCCGTCCCGACCCTGCCGCCCCGTCCTTGCAGCGACCGACGGAGAACGGTGCGGGCAATGGCGCGGTGCAGGAGGACTCCTTCTGGTCCGACGGCGCGGAGCGCGATCCGTGGCGCGACCCCGAGAGCGCCGCGGCGCTGGGCCCGCCTGCCGGTGCGTCGAAAGGCGCGAGCGAGCCCCTGCGCGGCGAGGGGGCCCGGCTCAGCCTGCGCGAGGTGCTCTTCGGTCGCCGCGTCGAGCCGAGGGCACTCGCGCTGCTCGCTGTGGTCGCGCTGCTCGTTGGGGCCGCGGGGGGCATGGTCGGCCGCTACACGGCGGAGGGAGCGGCCGGCCTCACCGATCCGGATCCCTCGATCACCCAGACCGTCCCCGGGCGGGAACGCCCGCCCGGCTCGGTGGCCGACATCGCGGCCCGCACGGTGCCCGCCGTCGTCTCGTTCGAGATCAGGGTGGGCGAGGAGGGCGGTACGGGATCCGGCGTGGTCATCGACCCATCCGGCTATGTCCTCACGAACAACCACGTGGTGGCGCCGGCCGCTGAGGTCACCGGCGCCCAGATCGAGGCGATCTTCCACGACGGCACCCGCGCCGCGGCCCAGATCGTGGGACGCGACCCGAAGACCGACCTCGCGGTCGTGAAGGTGGAGGTCGCCAACCCGGTGGTGGCCACGTTCGGGTCGTCGGCAGGGCTCGTCGTCGGCGACGGGGTGATCGCGATCGGCTCCCCGCTGGGCCTGGTCGGCACCGTCACCGAGGGCATCGTCAGCGCGGTCAACCGCCCGGTGCGCCTGGACGGGGCAGGCACCGACACCAACGCGGTGATCGACGCGATCCAGACCGACGCGGCGATCAACCCCGGCAACTCGGGCGGCCCGCTCGTCGACTCCACGGGTGCCGTCGTCGGGATCAACACCGCGATCCGCAGCATCGGGATGGGTGAGGGCGGCTCGATCGGCCTCGGATTCGCCATCCCGATCGACGACGCCCGCGGCATTGCGGAGGAGCTGATCCGCACCGGGGCGGTCACCCACGCCGAGATCGGCGTCAACTCCCGCTCGATGACCGACGGCACCACCGACGGCGCCCAGGTGCAGAACGTTCAGCAGGGCGGGGCCGCGGAGGCGGCAGGCATCATCGAGGGCGACGTGATCACCCGAGTCGGAGACCGCTCGATCGCGGGGGCGGACGAGCTCGTCGTCGCCGTGCGCGAACGCAATCCCGGCGACACGGTGGAGGTCCAGCTGATCCGCGAGGGGCGCCCACTCACGGTGTCCGTCGTCCTGGCATCGGATTAG
- a CDS encoding cupin domain-containing protein: MTAPAVLSFLVDGAMTGQFAGRDHGAAVSVILVDTDRPGAGPRLHQHPYDETFVMHSGEAEFTVAGERLTARAGQVLVVPPWTPHKFVNTGPDRLVMTNIHANDEFVTEWLE, encoded by the coding sequence ATGACCGCTCCAGCCGTACTCAGTTTCCTCGTCGACGGTGCCATGACCGGCCAGTTCGCCGGTCGCGACCACGGCGCGGCCGTCTCGGTGATCCTCGTCGACACCGATCGGCCGGGCGCAGGCCCACGCCTCCACCAGCACCCCTACGACGAGACGTTCGTGATGCACAGTGGCGAGGCGGAGTTCACGGTCGCCGGTGAGCGGCTGACCGCCCGCGCCGGCCAGGTGCTCGTCGTGCCGCCGTGGACGCCGCACAAGTTCGTGAACACCGGCCCCGACCGGCTGGTGATGACGAACATCCACGCCAACGACGAGTTCGTCACGGAGTGGCTCGAGTAG